From Synoicihabitans lomoniglobus, the proteins below share one genomic window:
- a CDS encoding VOC family protein yields MKLLTFFCSLMVVTGAFAAEETARSSDLPADALVPQRNMLHIGIVVKDMDATLAHWTKFLGLAEKPATIVATGHHANPTVFRGKPSAAKVRLAFIQLENIQVELLSPLDDEPNHWQEFLDTKGEGVHHMAFAVKGLGEAYVDAYDAAGLPIIMSGGWDGGEYGYADTHDALGATVELLERYGEP; encoded by the coding sequence ATGAAACTGCTTACCTTTTTCTGTTCGTTGATGGTGGTAACGGGGGCATTCGCCGCGGAAGAAACCGCGCGGTCGTCCGACCTGCCCGCCGACGCACTCGTGCCTCAACGCAACATGTTGCACATCGGCATCGTGGTGAAAGACATGGATGCGACGTTGGCGCATTGGACCAAATTTCTCGGTTTGGCGGAAAAGCCGGCCACCATCGTCGCCACCGGCCATCATGCGAATCCGACGGTGTTCCGCGGAAAGCCGTCCGCCGCGAAGGTGCGGTTGGCTTTTATTCAGTTGGAGAACATTCAGGTGGAGCTGTTGTCCCCGCTCGACGACGAACCCAACCATTGGCAGGAATTTTTGGATACCAAGGGCGAGGGCGTGCACCACATGGCGTTTGCGGTGAAGGGACTGGGGGAGGCGTATGTGGATGCCTACGACGCCGCGGGTTTGCCGATTATCATGTCCGGTGGTTGGGACGGCGGAGAATACGGCTATGCCGACACGCATGACGCGCTGGGCGCCACGGTGGAACTGCTCGAACGTTACGGCGAGCCCTGA
- a CDS encoding dienelactone hydrolase family protein — protein sequence MKRVPCRLFRPIGLSRPQLLLLCALVSGLRISAQNVDIYEDVSVPGLPGRLYVPPEAMSGGSPRPLIVALHGGGAIGTDNRSNVVDFWNLLAVAQKRGAFLYAPQATATWRSAESHARVLAQVQVIMANREVDADRVYLTGFSMGGGGVWNLLVAQAETFAAAVPICGVTPATGFTPAAMRGVPLWVFHARDDPVVSVGTSRAVVNSILVEHGQVVPSYPTARTGDFEIVETASNLRYTEWASGGHGIWNAVYAHAALAEWMFAQSQSGDVTVARGPRIVRHPVSVVATVGDDVTFTIEAQARSGPLAVTWWREDAIVPGEHDLELNLQQLNQTQAGVYRARLSDDTGEVWTWPAELKFGDTEPGAILNVSMRGTLAETAPKLTAGFVIGGSAPGRVLVRAVGPGLVEHGVADVVEDPELAVFWHRDGGAEQFAINDDWSAEPLVTASLVSAMAQVGAFPLTPGSRDAALVVDLPAGVFSVQARGRTADAGDVLIEIYELR from the coding sequence ATGAAGCGTGTTCCGTGCCGCCTATTTCGTCCGATCGGTCTGAGTCGTCCGCAACTCCTGTTGCTTTGCGCCCTCGTCAGTGGGCTGAGAATTTCAGCTCAGAACGTGGACATTTACGAGGATGTGAGTGTGCCGGGACTACCGGGGCGGTTATACGTCCCGCCGGAGGCAATGAGTGGCGGGTCACCGCGGCCGCTCATCGTGGCACTGCATGGCGGAGGGGCGATTGGCACGGACAATCGGTCCAATGTCGTCGATTTTTGGAATCTGTTGGCGGTGGCGCAGAAACGTGGAGCTTTTCTTTACGCTCCCCAAGCGACCGCCACCTGGCGGTCGGCTGAAAGTCATGCGCGGGTGCTCGCGCAGGTGCAGGTAATCATGGCCAACCGGGAGGTGGATGCGGATCGGGTTTACCTTACCGGATTTTCCATGGGCGGCGGCGGGGTGTGGAATCTATTGGTCGCGCAGGCGGAGACTTTTGCGGCGGCGGTTCCGATCTGCGGGGTCACGCCCGCCACCGGGTTCACGCCGGCGGCGATGCGAGGCGTGCCGCTGTGGGTGTTTCACGCCCGGGATGACCCCGTTGTTTCCGTCGGGACCAGCCGAGCCGTGGTCAATTCGATCTTGGTCGAGCATGGCCAGGTCGTGCCCTCGTATCCGACTGCACGCACGGGGGATTTTGAAATAGTGGAGACGGCTTCGAACTTGCGCTACACGGAATGGGCGTCCGGCGGGCACGGCATCTGGAATGCCGTCTACGCTCATGCGGCACTCGCCGAGTGGATGTTCGCACAATCCCAATCAGGCGATGTCACGGTCGCGCGCGGACCACGCATCGTCCGACATCCCGTGAGTGTGGTGGCGACAGTGGGAGACGATGTGACATTCACGATTGAGGCTCAGGCTCGATCCGGCCCGCTGGCCGTAACGTGGTGGCGGGAGGACGCAATTGTGCCGGGGGAACACGATCTCGAACTCAATTTACAGCAGCTCAACCAAACCCAGGCGGGCGTGTATCGGGCGCGGTTGAGCGACGATACCGGCGAAGTCTGGACGTGGCCGGCCGAGTTGAAATTCGGCGATACCGAACCGGGGGCCATTCTCAATGTATCCATGCGCGGCACGTTGGCTGAGACGGCCCCGAAACTGACGGCCGGTTTCGTGATAGGCGGATCGGCTCCGGGTCGAGTGTTGGTGCGAGCGGTGGGGCCGGGGTTGGTCGAACACGGCGTAGCGGACGTGGTCGAGGACCCGGAACTTGCGGTTTTCTGGCATCGCGACGGCGGGGCTGAGCAATTCGCGATCAATGATGATTGGTCGGCCGAGCCCTTGGTCACGGCTTCATTGGTCAGCGCCATGGCGCAAGTGGGGGCCTTTCCTTTGACGCCCGGAAGTCGGGACGCGGCGTTGGTGGTCGATCTCCCGGCAGGGGTGTTTTCCGTGCAGGCGCGTGGCCGAACGGCCGACGCCGGGGACGTGCTGATCGAAATCTACGAACTGCGCTGA
- a CDS encoding NADPH-dependent FMN reductase — protein MGLLIISASLNPGSKSRLLAQAALSALQTDNIEVEFLDLRDSPLPLCDGGAAYGDPNVALVSAKISAADGVIIASPIYNYDVNAVLKNLIELTGKAAWENKTVAFLNAAGGASSYMSIMALANSLMLDFRCVIVPRFVYAVPGDFAAGAIGNPQIVERIAACAHATAELVRQRSS, from the coding sequence ATGGGTCTCCTCATTATCTCCGCCAGCCTCAATCCGGGCAGCAAAAGCCGACTCCTCGCACAAGCCGCTCTCTCGGCTTTGCAAACCGACAACATCGAGGTCGAGTTTCTGGATCTGCGCGACTCTCCGCTTCCGCTTTGCGACGGTGGCGCGGCCTACGGCGATCCCAATGTGGCGTTGGTCAGCGCCAAAATCTCCGCCGCCGACGGCGTGATTATCGCGTCTCCGATTTACAACTACGACGTCAACGCCGTGCTCAAGAATCTCATCGAGCTCACAGGCAAGGCGGCTTGGGAGAACAAAACCGTGGCCTTCCTCAATGCCGCCGGAGGGGCCTCCTCCTACATGTCGATCATGGCGCTGGCCAACAGCCTGATGCTGGATTTTCGCTGTGTGATCGTGCCCCGGTTCGTCTACGCCGTGCCCGGTGATTTTGCCGCTGGCGCCATCGGCAACCCTCAGATCGTCGAGCGCATTGCCGCGTGTGCGCACGCCACCGCCGAGCTGGTGCGTCAGCGCAGTTCGTAG
- a CDS encoding cytochrome d ubiquinol oxidase subunit II: MVDLLIVIIGACLLLYITLGGSDFGAGILELLPAGELRDAQKRAVNAAMGPVWEANHMWLILVVVILFMGFPPLFTTLMVSLHVPMLALLGGIVVRGCAFTFRHYDAVQSPRSQRVYTWLFGLSSLWTSWWLGTIAASLHRGIIDPEARSVWSAYFAPWWGWYPMAVAGFVTCIFVFLASVFLIGETEDPALRRRFTRAAIRANIAVVLAGGAVFLSSFYERENLFNAVTQTPAIWVLVAAATGLLVLLWNFVNRRRTLLVRTMAAGQVALILGGWYLLYVPRAVTTVTGPVRFHDVAAPPATLTQLLIALVVGSGLIFPALYYLLRVFKLSPPSD; the protein is encoded by the coding sequence ATGGTTGATCTGCTCATCGTTATCATCGGGGCATGCCTGCTGCTCTACATCACCCTGGGCGGATCCGATTTTGGCGCGGGCATCCTCGAGCTGTTGCCCGCTGGCGAATTGCGTGATGCCCAAAAACGCGCCGTCAATGCCGCCATGGGACCGGTGTGGGAGGCGAACCACATGTGGCTGATTTTGGTGGTCGTGATTCTGTTCATGGGATTTCCGCCGCTCTTCACCACGCTGATGGTGTCGCTGCACGTGCCAATGCTGGCGCTGCTCGGAGGCATTGTCGTGCGCGGTTGCGCGTTCACGTTTCGACACTACGACGCGGTGCAGTCTCCGCGTTCGCAGCGGGTTTACACCTGGTTGTTCGGGCTCTCCAGTTTGTGGACGTCGTGGTGGCTGGGCACGATCGCGGCCAGCCTGCATCGGGGCATCATCGACCCGGAAGCGCGGAGTGTTTGGTCGGCTTACTTCGCTCCGTGGTGGGGCTGGTATCCCATGGCGGTGGCCGGGTTCGTCACCTGTATTTTCGTATTCCTCGCCTCGGTCTTCCTGATCGGGGAAACCGAGGATCCGGCGTTGCGTCGGCGGTTCACCCGCGCCGCCATTCGGGCTAACATTGCCGTGGTGCTCGCCGGCGGGGCCGTGTTCCTCAGTTCATTTTACGAACGGGAAAACCTCTTCAACGCCGTGACCCAAACTCCCGCGATCTGGGTGCTGGTCGCAGCGGCCACCGGGTTGCTCGTCCTGCTGTGGAACTTCGTCAATCGACGCCGCACGCTGCTCGTGCGAACCATGGCGGCCGGTCAGGTCGCACTCATCCTCGGCGGCTGGTATTTGCTCTATGTGCCGCGCGCCGTCACCACCGTGACGGGGCCGGTTCGCTTCCATGATGTCGCCGCGCCACCCGCCACTCTCACGCAACTCTTGATCGCGCTGGTGGTGGGCAGTGGATTGATCTTCCCCGCGCTCTACTATCTGCTGCGCGTATTCAAACTTTCACCGCCCTCCGACTGA
- a CDS encoding cytochrome ubiquinol oxidase subunit I → MDNLEAARATMAFSLGFHIIFAAIGMTMPFLMSTAHYLHLRTGDPVYLALTKTWMKGVAILFAVGAVSGTVLSFELGLLWPGFMEHAGAIIGMPFSWEGTAFFIEAIAIGLFLYGWKRMNRWAHWATGLMVGISGFISGIFVVAANAWMNSPAGFDWVNGEAVNIDPVAAMFNRAWLHQSLHMQLAAVQAVGFAVGGIHASLLLRGRAPDLNRKAFTIAMAFGATAAILQPFAGHLAAHQVAHFQPAKLAAMEAHFETSRRVPLYIGGIPDVEAQRVDYGIPVPGLLSLLAHNDIDAEVIGLDQFPREDWPPVVIVHIAFQVMVGIGMLMAGLGLLYFWYRRRQRYPRWFLRTLVGCIPLGVIAIEAGWVVTEVGRQPWIIYEVMRTADAVTPVPGMVWHFALFLVMYLTLAAATVWLLRRQMQTLQSSAAEHHG, encoded by the coding sequence ATGGACAATCTCGAAGCCGCCCGCGCCACCATGGCATTCTCGTTGGGGTTTCACATCATCTTCGCCGCCATCGGCATGACGATGCCGTTCCTCATGTCGACCGCGCACTACCTGCATTTGCGCACGGGTGATCCGGTTTACCTGGCGTTGACCAAGACGTGGATGAAAGGCGTCGCCATTCTCTTCGCGGTTGGCGCGGTTTCCGGGACGGTATTGTCGTTTGAGCTCGGATTGCTGTGGCCCGGTTTCATGGAGCATGCGGGCGCGATCATCGGCATGCCGTTTTCGTGGGAAGGCACCGCCTTCTTCATCGAAGCCATCGCAATCGGACTGTTCCTCTACGGTTGGAAACGCATGAATCGCTGGGCGCACTGGGCCACTGGGTTAATGGTCGGCATTTCAGGTTTCATCTCAGGCATTTTCGTGGTGGCGGCCAACGCGTGGATGAACTCGCCGGCCGGTTTCGACTGGGTCAATGGCGAGGCCGTTAACATCGACCCTGTCGCCGCCATGTTCAACCGCGCGTGGCTGCATCAAAGTCTGCACATGCAGCTCGCCGCCGTGCAGGCCGTGGGGTTTGCCGTGGGCGGCATCCACGCGTCGCTGTTATTGCGCGGTCGGGCGCCGGATCTGAACCGCAAGGCGTTTACCATCGCCATGGCGTTTGGCGCGACCGCCGCGATCCTGCAGCCCTTCGCCGGGCATTTGGCCGCGCATCAGGTGGCTCACTTTCAACCGGCCAAACTCGCAGCCATGGAAGCGCACTTTGAGACGTCCCGCCGCGTGCCGCTCTACATTGGCGGCATTCCCGATGTGGAAGCACAACGCGTCGACTACGGCATCCCGGTGCCCGGCCTGCTGAGTCTGTTGGCCCACAACGATATTGACGCCGAAGTCATCGGTCTCGACCAGTTTCCCCGCGAAGACTGGCCACCGGTGGTGATCGTGCACATCGCGTTTCAGGTCATGGTGGGAATCGGCATGCTCATGGCCGGGCTGGGGCTGCTCTATTTCTGGTATCGACGCCGCCAACGTTACCCACGCTGGTTTTTGCGCACGTTGGTGGGCTGCATTCCCTTGGGAGTGATCGCGATCGAAGCCGGCTGGGTGGTGACGGAGGTCGGGCGCCAGCCCTGGATCATCTACGAAGTCATGCGGACGGCCGATGCCGTGACGCCGGTGCCGGGCATGGTGTGGCACTTCGCCCTGTTTCTCGTCATGTATCTGACGCTCGCCGCGGCCACGGTCTGGCTGTTGCGACGACAGATGCAGACGCTGCAATCATCCGCCGCCGAACATCATGGTTGA